In Tursiops truncatus isolate mTurTru1 chromosome 19, mTurTru1.mat.Y, whole genome shotgun sequence, a genomic segment contains:
- the LOC117309019 gene encoding guanine nucleotide-binding protein G(o) subunit alpha — protein sequence MHESLMLFDSICNNKFFIDTSIILFLNKKDLFGEKIKKSPLTICFPEYTGPNTYEDAAAYIQAQFESKNRSPNKEIYCHMTCATDTNNIQVVFDAVTDIIIANNLRGCGLY from the exons ATGCACGAGTCTCTCATGCTCTTCGACTCCATCTGTAACAACAAGTTCTTCATCGATACCTCCATCATTCTCTTCCTCAACAAGAAAGATCTCTTTGGTGAGAAGATCAAGAAGTCACCTCTGACCATCTGCTTTCCTGAGTACACAG GCCCCAACACCTATGAAGATGCCGCCGCCTACATCCAAGCACAATTTGAAAGCAAAAACCGCTCACCCAACAAAGAAATTTATTGTCACATGACTTGTGCCACAGACACGAATAATATCCAGGTGGTATTCGACGCCGTCACTGACATCATCATTGCCAACAACCTCCGGGGCTGCGGCTTGTACTGA